A single region of the Solanum stenotomum isolate F172 unplaced genomic scaffold, ASM1918654v1 scaffold10253, whole genome shotgun sequence genome encodes:
- the LOC125849741 gene encoding pentatricopeptide repeat-containing protein At4g14820, with protein sequence MAIMTHPITPFTTPPTTHLHLSTSISKATSLPQLKQLKQVHTQILRQNLSDSDSDSLLFNLILSSIPLPSSLHYSLSVFSTLQNPRTHLINKLFRELSRSKEPHNALLFLENGRRNGLEVDRFSFPPLLKAASRAFALREGMEIHGLGCKLGFDSDPFIQTALLGMYANCGHIQDARLVFDKMSEIDIVAWDIMIDGYCQNGLFDDVLVLLEEIRSSNVEPDSRVFTTILSACGKTGNLAIGKVIHELISENNIIADSRLQSSLISMYSGYGCMDFAQSLYDKLSQKNLVVSTAMISGYSKAGQVEAARSIFDQITNKDLVCWSAMISGYAESDQPQEGLKLLDEMQASGVMPDQVTMLSVISACANLGALDQAKRIHLIVDKYRFREALPVNNALIDMYAKCGYLDGARGVFGRMRRKNVISWTSMISAYAIHGEADQALMLFRQMKEPNWITFVAVLYACSHAGLVDEGQHIFSSMMNEYNITPKLEHYGCMVDLYGRANRLREALELVETMPMAPNVVIWGSLMAACRIHGEFELGEFAAKRLLELDPEHDGAYVFLSNFYAKGKRWENVGEVRQLMKHKGILKERGHSKIEMDHEIHEFLTADKSHKHADDIYAKLDEVVCKLMQVGYAPNTSVVLIDVDEDEKKDVVLLHSEKLALCYGLLKSSNRGSPIHIIKNLRICEDCHNFMKLASKVFEREIVVRDRTRFHHYRGGSCSCKDYW encoded by the exons ATGGCTATAATGACCCACCCCATCACCCCCTTCACCACCCCACCCACTACCCACCTGCACCTATCTACCTCCATCTCCAAAGCCACTTCTCTCCCTCAGCTCAAACAA CTCAAACAAGTCCACACCCAAATCCTCCGTCAAAACTTGTCCGATTCTGATTCCGATTCCCTCCTTTTCAACCTCATTCTTTCTTCAATTCCTTTACCTTCAAGCCTTCACTATTCGCTTTCCGTCTTCTCCACTTTGCAAAACCCACGAACCCATCTCATCAACAAGCTATTTCGTGAACTTTCACGTTCTAAGGAACCCCATAATGCGTTATTGTTTTTGGAGAATGGTAGAAGAAATGGGTTGGAAGTTGACAGGTTTAGCTTCCCGCCATTGCTGAAAGCTGCGTCGAGGGCTTTTGCATTGCGTGAAGGGATGGAGATTCATGGATTGGGTTGTAAGCTTGGGTTTGATTCTGACCCGTTTATTCAGACTGCTCTGCTTGGGATGTATGCTAATTGTGGGCATATTCAAGATGCGCGGTtggtgtttgataaaatgtctgAAATAGATATTGTCGCTTGGGATATAATGATTGATGG TTACTGTCAGAATGGCCTTTTTGATGATGTATTGGTTCTGTTGGAAGAGATAAGGAGCTCTAATGTGGAACCCGACTCGAGAGTTTTCACAACCATTCTATCTGCTTGTGGTAAAACTGGAAACTTAGCCATTGGGAAAGTGATTCATGAGTTAATATCAGAGAATAATATCATTGCTGATTCTCGTCTGCAAAGTTCTCTTATCAGCATGTATTCAGGTTATGGCTGCATGGATTTCGCTCAGAGTTTGTATGACAAACTGTCACAAAAGAATTTGGTGGTATCAACTGCCATGATTTCAGGGTATTCAAAGGCTGGGCAAGTTGAAGCTGCACGCTCTATTTTTGATCAAATAACAAATAAGGACTTGGTTTGTTGGAGTGCAATGATATCTGGCTATGCAGAGAGTGACCAACCACAAGAAGGTCTGAAGTTACTTGACGAAATGCAGGCATCTGGAGTGATGCCTGACCAAGTAACTATGTTAAGTGTTATCTCAGCTTGTGCTAATCTCGGCGCATTGGATCAAGCAAAAAGAATCCATCTGATTGTTGATAAGTATAGATTTCGAGAAGCTTTGCCTGTAAATAATGCCCTAATTGATATGTATGCCAAATGTGGGTATCTAGACGGAGCAAGAGGAGTCTTTGGTCGAATGCGAAGGAAAAATGTTATTTCATGGACTAGTATGATTAGCGCGTATGCCATTCATGGAGAGGCTGATCAGGCCTTGATGCTTTTTCGTCAAATGAAAGAGCCCAATTGGATTACGTTTGTGGCTGTTCTATATGCTTGTAGCCATGCTGGACTAGTTGATGAGGGACAACATATCTTCTCATCAATGATGAATGAGTACAATATCACACCTAAACTTGAACACTATGGTTGCATGGTGGACCTTTATGGCCGAGCAAATCGTCTCAGAGAAGCCCTAGAGCTGGTAGAGACTATGCCTATGGCACCAAATGTTGTCATTTGGGGTTCACTAATGGCTGCTTGTCGGATCCATGGTGAGTTTGAACTAGGAGAATTTGCAGCTAAAAGGCTCCTCGAGTTAGATCCTGAACATGATGGGGCTTATGTCTTCTTATCAAACTTTTATGCAAAAGGAAAAAGGTGGGAAAATGTTGGGGAGGTGAGACAACTTATGAAACACAAAGGCATACTGAAGGAACGGGGACACAGTAAGATTGAAATGGACCATGAGATACACGAATTTTTAACGGCTGATAAGAGTCATAAACATGCTGATGACATCTACGCAAAGCTAGATGAAGTGGTTTGCAAGTTGATGCAGGTCGGTTATGCCCCAAACACCAGTGTTGTTTTAATTGATGTAGATGAGGACGAGAAGAAGGATGTGGTTCTTTTGCACAGTGAGAAGCTGGCTCTTTGTTACGGATTACTGAAAAGTAGTAATAGGGGATCACCAATCCATATAATTAAGAACTTAAGGATCTGTGAGGATTGCCATAACTTTATGAAGTTGGCATCTAAAGTGTTTGAGAGAGAAATTGTTGTAAGAGATAGAACTAGATTTCACCATTACAGAGGCGGCTCTTGTTCTTGTAAAGATTACTGGTGA
- the LOC125849740 gene encoding uncharacterized protein LOC125849740 gives MKSTQVSTPNSSVKSSSTTTVMDSETKDSYYFPGCRKDTNCSCEICIASFNATLDLMTNSMHKSSITKLSAARALQFPRSPISYTPSRTFSTPKSSSNSSASSSMSPPLNSTARGSFHEKVKRRKRGFGFGVFLMRLIFGLGVVLGLEFGLSSVVSGFLQPQLSQQIVKNLSEKSWGLKDFDERLMFFKKELEGLIDDEEISSCSRLNSTWKINQDGLLLNSRCTLYKSNSEELSIWGWPLQTAGLLTAGFSARSYTILSGRLTEWSNGEIRYLIRKSNSSWTQQKWSASAVQMDPNTWMLEYSQSPLTENGKLVSAVLEFLKFRLGREVQKLKQEFWLSSSFTSQQSDFTIERLQIPT, from the exons ATGAAATCAACACAagtttcaactccaaattccTCCGTGAAATCATCGTCGACCACCACCGTCATGGATTCCGAGACGAAAGACAGCTACTATTTCCCGGGATGTCGAAAAGATACCAATTGCAGTTGCGAAATTTGTATTGCCAGTTTCAATGCAACTCTCGATCTGATGACTAACAGCATGCACAAGAGTTCAATTACAAAACTTTCAGCGGCTAGAGCTCTTCAATTTCCAAGAAGCCCCATTTCTTACACCCCATCGAGGACTTTTTCGACCCCCAAATCGAGTAGCAACAGTTCTGCTTCTTCGTCCATGTCCCCTCCGCTCAATTCCACAGCTAGAGGGAGCTTTCATGAGAAGgtgaagaggaggaagagaggttttggttttggggttttcttgatGAGATTGATTTTTGGATTGGGTGTTGTTTTAGGGTTGGAATTTGGGCTTTCTTCGGTGGTTTCTGGGTTCTTGCAGCCTCAATTGTCGCAACAAATTGTTAAGAATTTGAGTGAAAAATCATGGGGTTTGAAGGATTTTGATGAAAGATTGATGTTCTTTAAGAAGGAGCTTGAAGGTCTGATTGATGACGAAGAAATATCCAGTTGCAGCCGTCTGAATTCTACTTGGAAAATCAACCAG GATGGTTTGCTTCTGAATTCGCGATGTACATTGTACAAGTCCAATTCAGAAGAGTTGAGTATATGGGGATGGCCTTTACAAACAGCTGGTTTGCTCACAGCTGGATTTTCTGCGCGATCATATACCATATTATCAGGAAGACTCACTGAG TGGTCCAATGGTGAGATTCGTTACTTGATTAGAAAGTCGAATAGTTCATGGACTCAACAAAAATGGAGTGCTTCTGCTGTGCAAATGGACCCGAATACATGGATGCTAGAGTACAGTCAAAGTCCTTTAACTGAAAATGGAAAATTGGTTTCAGCTGTGTTGGAGTTTTTGAAGTTCAGGCTGGGAAGAGAAGTTCAAAAGTTGAAACAAGAGTTCTGGCTGTCGTCTTCTTTCACGAGCCAGCAGAGTGATTTCACAATAGAGAGGCTCCAGATTCCAACCTAA
- the LOC125849737 gene encoding uncharacterized protein LOC125849737 encodes MDIELAKCECCGLKEDCTQDYISQVKENFDGKWLCGLCSEAVRDEVNRGKQQFLCMEDAVKAHMSFCRKYKSNPAIKVADGMRQMLRRRSDLTSSSSNSSNSKKYSRSTSSISYY; translated from the coding sequence ATGGACATAGAGTTAGCAAAGTGTGAATGTTGTGGACTAAAAGAAGATTGTACACAAGACTACATTAGTCaagttaaagaaaattttgatggAAAATGGCTATGTGGACTTTGTTCAGAAGCAGTTAGAGATGAAGTTAACAGAGGAAAACAACAATTTCTTTGTATGGAAGATGCTGTTAAAGCACATATGTCATTTTgtagaaaatataaatcaaatccAGCAATTAAAGTAGCTGATGGAATGAGACAAATGTTAAGAAGAAGGTCTGATttaacatcatcatcatcaaattCATCTAATTCCAAGAAGTATTCAAGATCAACAAGTTCTATCTCCTATTATTAA